From Astyanax mexicanus isolate ESR-SI-001 chromosome 11, AstMex3_surface, whole genome shotgun sequence, the proteins below share one genomic window:
- the slc5a3b gene encoding sodium/myo-inositol cotransporter has translation MGPPSMEIADIAVVALYFLLVLGIGFFATWKANRSTVSGYFLAGRSMNWVLIGASLFVSNIGSEHFIGLAGSGAASGFAVGAWEFNALLLLQLLGWVFIPVYIHSGVYTMPEYLSKRYGGRRLKVYFAALSLLLYIFTKLSVDLYAGALFVHESLGWNLYLSIILLITMTAVLTVTGGLVAVIYTDTIQAVLMIGGALSLTVISLMKVGGLEGVREKYMEAVPNVTAILASYNHSFTYTNSCRIHPKPDSLKLLRGPLDEDIPWPGFLLGQTPASIWYWCADQVIVQRVLAAKNIAHAKGSTLMAGMLKVLPMFIIVIPGMISRILFADELACIGPEHCMAVCGSQAGCSNIAYPRLVMSVMPVGLRGLMMAVMIAALMSDLDSIFNSASTIFTLDIYKMVRSCASSRELVIVGRLFVIFMVTISLAWVPVIIEMQGGQMYLYIQEMSGYLTPPIAALFLLGVFWKRCNETGAFWGGMTGFVLGTLRLLLGFIYREPKCDQPDERPLFITHVHYMYIAAGLFWASGLVTVVVSLCTPPPTKERIQRTTLWGLRNIEKIPVKDREETYKLTNKSPDHCIGSSMLQKDLPLDVQKERCLDGSNVKLLMPSPCDLDPVTPSTEAPSPVDTYSNGHAELVGRKDNGSGQSENGLCLRLFNWICGQKEQNAPPAPKAIEEDERVVMEMLYEPPKIKLLLNFGLVVVCSLGIFMYVYFSL, from the coding sequence ATGGGGCCCCCCTCAATGGAGATAGCAGACATTGCAGTTGTTGCACTGTATTTTCTCCTTGTGCTTGGCATTGGATTTTTCGCCACGTGGAAGGCGAACCGCAGCACTGTGAGCGGCTACTTCCTGGCTGGACGATCTATGAACTGGGTGCTGATTGGAGCGTCGCTTTTTGTGAGCAATATTGGGAGTGAGCACTTCATCGGCTTGGCTGGCTCAGGTGCAGCAAGTGGATTTGCCGTTGGCGCCTGGGAGTTCAATGCTCTTCTCCTCCTTCAGCTACTGGGTTGGGTGTTCATTCCAGTCTACATCCACTCTGGGGTCTACACCATGCCAGAGTACCTTTCCAAGCGTTACGGCGGCAGAAGACTTAAGGTTTATTTCgctgctctctctcttctgctgTACATCTTCACTAAACTCTCAGTGGATTTGTACGCTGGGGCTCTCTTTGTTCACGAGTCCTTAGGCTGGaatctctatctgtctatcatcCTGCTCATCACAATGACAGCAGTGCTGACAGTAACAGGAGGACTAGTTGCGGTGATCTATACTGACACTATTCAGGCGGTGCTCATGATTGGTGGAGCTTTGAGCCTTACAGTCATCAGCCTGATGAAGGTAGGAGGGCTGGAAGGTGTTCGAGAGAAGTACATGGAGGCTGTTCCAAATGTCACTGCCATCCTTGCCAGCTATAACCATAGCTTTACCTACACCAATTCTTGTCGCATACACCCAAAGCCGGATTCCCTCAAACTTCTACGAGGACCACTTGATGAGGACATTCCCTGGCCGGGGTTCCTATTGGGCCAGACCCCTGCATCCATCTGGTATTGGTGTGCTGACCAGGTCATAGTCCAGAGGGTGCTTGCTGCTAAAAACATTGCTCACGCAAAGGGCTCCACTCTTATGGCAGGAATGCTGAAAGTTCTACCCATGTTTATCATCGTCATTCCAGGAATGATCTCCCGGATCCTATTTGCAGATGAGTTGGCCTGCATTGGTCCAGAGCACTGCATGGCTGTGTGCGGCAGCCAGGCTGGTTGTTCTAATATCGCCTACCCTCGTCTGGTCATGAGCGTTATGCCAGTTGGCCTGCGGGGACTGATGATGGCTGTTATGATCGCTGCGCTCATGAGCGACCTGGACTCTATATTCAACAGCGCCAGCACCATCTTCACTCTGGACATATACAAGATGGTGCGGTCCTGCGCCTCTTCTCGTGAGCTGGTTATTGTGGGTCGCCTTTTCGTGATTTTTATGGTGACTATCAGCTTGGCTTGGGTGCCGGTCATCATTGAAATGCAAGGTGGCCAAATGTACTTGTACATCCAGGAAATGTCAGGGTACCTGACGCCACCCATTGCTGCTCTCTTCCTTCTGGGTGTCTTCTGGAAGCGCTGCAACGAGACTGGAGCCTTCTGGGGTGGCATGACTGGCTTCGTTCTGGGCACCTTGCGTCTCCTTCTTGGATTCATCTATCGTGAACCAAAATGCGACCAACCTGATGAAAGGCCGCTATTTATCACACATGTCCACTACATGTACATAGCTGCTGGACTGTTTTGGGCATCCGGACTGGTGACGGTCGTAGTCAGTCTTTGCACACCTCCTCCAACCAAAGAGAGGATCCAGCGCACAACGCTGTGGGGTCTGCGCAACATCGAGAAGATACCAGTGAAAGACCGTGAGGAGACTTACAAGTTGACCAATAAGAGCCCAGATCACTGCATTGGCAGCAGCATGCTTCAGAAAGACCTGCCTCTGGACGTCCAGAAAGAGCGATGTCTTGATGGATCCAACGTAAAACTTCTTATGCCTTCACCATGTGACCTAGATCCTGTGACTCCCAGCACTGAAGCTCCCTCCCCAGTGGATACCTACAGCAATGGGCATGCTGAGCTGGTTGGCAGGAAGGATAATGGGAGCGGGCAGTCTGAGAATGGGCTGTGTCTACGCCTCTTTAACTGGATCTGTGGGCAGAAGGAGCAAAATGCTCCACCTGCACCAAAAGCCATTGAGGAAGATGAACGGGTTGTTATGGAGATGCTTTATGAACCACCAAAAATCAAGCTTCTCTTGAACTTTGGCCTGGTAGTAGTGTGTTCTCTGGGTATCTTCATGTATGTCTACTTTTCTTTGtaa